A section of the Macadamia integrifolia cultivar HAES 741 chromosome 9, SCU_Mint_v3, whole genome shotgun sequence genome encodes:
- the LOC122088613 gene encoding homeobox-leucine zipper protein HOX11: MELVLSLGEASKPFPFVEKTTARMNINPGLGFCMALGVVGVNGGDADDGEDDERGGSRDGEERKRKREGEEREERRVSADPPLQLDLLPLVPVPRNPPSSSSSSSQMGFPWQTANGNHEAGSSDLLGAAVARGFDVNRLPSAEEADDGAAVSSPNSTLSSFQMDFSMFRGGSSSSNKRYNAEATAADAMNDVDTTERASSRASDEDENGLSRKKLRLSKEQSAFLEESFKEHNTLNPKQKLALAKQLNLRPRQVEVWFQNRRARTKLKQTEVDCEYLKRCCETLTEENRRLQKELQELRALKTSHPFYMQLPATTLSMCPSCERVATASTTTTAAAAAAAAAAGTTPTPSPTANTTIDTTPMTPSRKPTSAFSLTKPRFYPFSHAHTNPSPAS, encoded by the exons atggagttgGTTCTGAGTTTAGGGGAAGCTTCAAAGCCATTCCCATTTGTGGAGAAGACAACTGCAAGGATGAACATTAACCctggtttaggattttgtatGGCCTTAGGCGTTGTTGGGGTCAATGGAGGAGATGCAGACGACGGAGAGGACGATGAACGAGGAGGTAGCAGAGAcggggaagaaagaaaaagaaaaagggagggagaagagagagaagagagaagggtcTCTGCAGATCCACCCCTCCAGCTTGATCTTCTACCTCTTGTTCCTGTGCCTCGTAAtccaccttcttcttcatcatcttcttctcagATGGGTTTTCCATGGCAAACTGCAAACG GGAATCATGAAGCGGGTTCTTCGGATCTTTTGGGGGCTGCGGTTGCGAGAGGGTTCGACGTGAATCGGTTGCCGTCGGCGGAGGAAGCCGATGATGGTGCTGCAGTATCTTCTCCTAACAGTACTCTATCGTCGTTCCAGATGGATTTCTCCATGTTCAGAGGAGGGAGCAGTAGCAGCAACAAAAGATACAACGCTGAAGCCACCGCCGCCGATGCCATGAACGATGTCGATACGACAGAGAGAGCTTCCTCGAGAGCGAGTGACGAAGATGAGAATGGCCTCTCTCGGAAGAAGCTTAGGCTCTCCAAAGAACAGTCCGCCTTCCTGGAAGAGAGCTTCAAAGAGCACAATACCCTCAACCCT AAACAAAAGCTTGCTCTTGCAAAACAACTCAATCTTCGACCTCGACAAGTAGAAGTTTGGTTTCAGAACAGAAGAGCCAG GACGAAGCTAAAGCAGACAGAGGTAGATTGTGAGTATCTGAAGAGGTGCTGTGAGACACTGACGGAGGAGAACAGAAGACTACAGAAGGAGCTGCAAGAATTGAGAGCCTTGAAGACTTCCCATCCCTTCTACATGCAGCTTCCGGCGACTACCCTCTCCATGTGCCCATCGTGCGAGCGAGTAGCCACTGCttctaccaccaccaccgccgccgCCGCAGCTGCCGCTGCCGCTGCAGGCACCACACCCACCCCAAGCCCAACAGCAAACACCACCATCGACACCACGCCCATGACCCCAAGTCGCAAACCCACCTCGGCCTTTTCCCTCACAAAACCCAGATTCTATCCCTTCTCTCACGCTCATACCAACCCTTCCCCTGCTTCATGA
- the LOC122090054 gene encoding peroxidase A2-like, with the protein MEGGNKIIAALVLGIWLMGLGSNAQLNSTFYASTCPNVSSIVSGVIQTALQSDARIGASLVRLHFHDCFVQGCDGSILSDNSASIQSEKDAAPNTNSARGFDVVDNIKTALENSCPGVVSCADILAIAAEASVSLAGGPTWSVLLGRRDSTTASQAGANTSIPSPFETLSNITTKFTNVGLSTTDLVALSGAHTFGRAQCRTFSNRLYNFSGTGSPDPTLNSTYLATLQQTCPQNGNGSIVTNLDLTTADTFDNNYYSNLQNNNGLLQSDQELFSTSGASTISIVNSFSSSQSTFFSNFAQSMINMGNISPLTGSSGEIRTDCKKVNGS; encoded by the exons ATGGAGGGTGGAAATAAGATTATAGCAGCTCTTGTACTAGGAATCTGGTTGATGGGATTGGGTTCAAATGCTCAATTGAACTCAACATTCTATGCAAGCACCTGCCCTAATGTGTCGAGCATCGTTAGTGGGGTTATCCAGACTGCTTTACAATCCGATGCTCGAATAGGTGCCAGCCTCGTTCGCCTTCATTTCCATGATTGCTTTGTTCAA GGTTGTGATGGGTCAATTTTGTCGGATAACAGCGCAAGCATACAGAGTGAGAAAGATGCAGCTCCCAACACAAACTCAGCTAGAGGGTTTGATGTAGTTGACAACATTAAGACAGCTCTAGAGAATTCTTGCCCTGGGGTTGTGTCTTGTGCTGATATCCTTGCCATAGCAGCAGAAGCTTCTGTTTCTTTG GCAGGAGGTCCTACATGGAGTGTTCTATTAGGGAGAAGGGACAGCACCACTGCAAGCCAAGCCGGAGCCAATACCTCTATTCCATCTCCATTCGAAACCTTAAGCAATATCACGACCAAGTTTACAAACGTTGGCCTCAGCACCACTGATCTAGTTGCACTATCTG GTGCTCATACATTTGGACGTGCTCAATGCCGGACTTTCAGCAATCGCCTGTACAATTTCAGCGGCACAGGCAGCCCTGATCCAACGTTAAACTCAACTTACTTGGCTACACTTCAACAAACATGTCCTCAAAATGGTAATGGGTCTATTGTAACGAATCTTGATCTCACAACTGCCGACACCTTTGACAATAACTACTACTCTAACCTCCAAAACAACAATGGACTTCTCCAATCTGATCAAGAGTTGTTCTCCACATCTGGAGCTTCCACCATCTCCATTGTCAACTCCTTTAGTAGTAGTCAGAGTACCTTCTTTTCAAACTTTGCTCAGTCTATGATAAATATGGGAAACATTAGCCCATTGACAGGGAGCAGTGGAGAGATTAGAACAGATTGTAAGAAGGTTAACGGAAGTTAA
- the LOC122087984 gene encoding uncharacterized protein LOC122087984, whose protein sequence is MRSFSPLMREARDDMMELDLNLDPSALPSPDLDPELGSAELGNIGERIRQFEAVTVRARHRWRWRQGRLPPEARDIPVEMIFSSGSTGELQIGEGSIAAEDRTTDSNKTCKGNASDLVAKALGKSNKSEEGSGSGSGSDRSDGGSFFECNICLDIARKPVLTCCGHLFCWPCLYQWLHIHSDTKECPVCKGEVTDMNITPIYGRGNDTHEPEKEDESGLKIPPRPHARRVESFRQWVHTAAQIEDSYFTQMIRRLGSRFDVMREWIPRRQDLDAADEMPDMPPNSLPNRILTPGIQPPDGPNSSSNRILAQIRRQVSGRYSLLERCFGRTEPEIIDLSQGSSGSSETYGSRQLPPLRSLRSQSQRAASISHLSSAERLVQAYFLGRPMGRSNTQSPLVEDRDSVSSIAAVIQSENQTLDNTAEIESMRSLSSSSSRRRADASMASYVDSGIPRATRRRSSL, encoded by the exons ATGCGTTCCTTTTCTCCCTTGATGCGTGAAGCAAGGGACGACATGATGGAACTTGATTTAAATCTGGACCCTTCTGCTCTGCCATCACCCGATTTGGACCCCGAATTAGGGTCGGCTGAATTAGGAAACATTGGAGAACGTATTCGACAATTCGAAGCAGTCACAGTCAGGGCTAGGCATCGTTGGAGGTGGAGGCAGGGGAGGCTTCCACCTGAGGCAAGGGATATACCGGTGGAAATGATCTTCAGCTCCGGTAGCACGGGTGAACTGCAGATTGGGGAGGGCAGTATAGCTGCGGAGGATAGAACCACAGATAGCAATAAAACATGCAAAGGGAATGCAAGTGATTTGGTAGCCAAGGCGTTGGGGAAGAGCAACAAATCAGAGGAGGgcagtggtagtggtagtggtagtgatAGAAGTGATGGTGGTAGTTTCTTCGAGTGCAACATATGCTTAGATATAGCTAGGAAACCAGTCCTCACTTGTTGTGGTCACTTATTCTGTTGGCCCTGTCTTTATCAGTGGTTACACATTCATTCGGATACGAAGGAATGCCCTGTGTGCAAGGGAGAGGTCACGGATATGAACATTACACCAATTTACGGCCGTGGAAATGATACCCATGAGCCAGAGAAGGAAGACGAGTCGGGATTGAAGATCCCACCAAGACCCCATGCACGGCGGGTTGAAAGCTTTAGGCAGTGGGTTCATACGGCCGCTCAAATTGAGGATTCTTACTTCACTCAGATGATTAGGCGACTTGGCAGTAGGTTTGATGTGATGAGGGAGTGGATTCCACGTCGTCAAGATCTTGATGCTGCTGATGAGATGCCAGATATGCCTCCTAATTCATTACCCAATCGGATTCTAACTCCGGGAATCCAACCACCAGATGGACCTAATTCATCATCCAATCGAATTCTAGCTCAAATCCGGAGGCAGGTTTCAGGCCGATATTCACTTTTAGAGCGTTGCTTTGGCAGAACAGAGCCGGAGATAATTGATTTATCACAAGGCTCTAGTGGCAGCTCTGAGACATATGGCAGCCGGCAACTTCCACCTTTGCGATCTTTGAGGTCACAATCACAAAGGGCTGCTTCAATTTCACACCTTTCCTCTGCTGAAAGACTTGTTCAGGCATATTTTCTTGGACGTCCCATGGGAAGAAGCAATACCCAATCTCCATTAGTTGAGGACAGAGACTCTGTTTCCAGCATTGCTGCAGTTATACAGTCAGAGAACCAGACATTGGATAACACTGCTGAAATAGAGTCGATGAGGTCACTTTCCTCTTCATCCTCCAGAAGAAGAGCTGATGCTTCTATGGCTTCATATGTGGACAGTGGAATTCCGCGTGCAACTAGACGAAGAAG TTCACTTTAG
- the LOC122090127 gene encoding peroxidase A2-like has translation MMSSSSSTSLTVAAALLLLCVSMMISGSTGQLSANYYGHTCSTVATIVQNQIQTALQTDPRIGASLLRLHFHDCFIQGCDASILLDDSATIQSEKNAIPNINSVRGYEVIDNIKSAVESACPGVVSCADILALAAEIGVNLAGGPSWTVQLGRRDSTTANQSLANTTMPAPNDSLTDLKSKFSDRNMNTNDLVTLSGAHTFGRARCLSFSYRLYNFNGTGNPDPTLNTTYLQTLQQLCPQGGNGSVLANLDPTTSNGFDYHYYSNLQLNQGLLQSDQELFPTSNADTISIVNGYSRDNNSFFNSFGQSMIKMGNLSPLTGSQGEIRLNCRQVN, from the exons ATGATGTCGTCCTCTTCTTCCACCAGCTTAACAGTAGCAGCAGCTCTTCTCCTCCTGTGTGTGTCTATGATGATCAGTGGATCAACAGGTCAGTTGAGTGCTAATTACTACGGCCATACGTGCTCCACAGTGGCCACCATCGTCCAAAATCAGATACAAACCGCGTTACAGACCGACCCCAGAATTGGTGCCAGCCTACTTCGACTTCATTTCCATGATTGCTTTATACAA GGTTGTGACGCATCAATTCTGTTGGACGACAGTGCCACTATACAAAGTGAGAAAAATGCCATCCCAAATATAAACTCGGTTAGAGGATATGAAGTAATTGACAACATCAAGTCTGCTGTAGAGAGTGCATGCCCTGGTGTAGTCTCTTGTGCAGACATTCTCGCCCTTGCagccgaaataggggttaacttg GCAGGAGGTCCTTCATGGACGGTTCAATTAGGAAGAAGGGATAGTACAACCGCGAACCAGAGTCTAGCCAATACTACTATGCCTGCTCCCAATGACAGCCTCACTGATCTCAAGTCTAAGTTCTCAGACCGTAACATGAACACCAATGATCTTGTTACATTGTCCG GTGCCCATACATTCGGACGTGCCCGGTGTCTATCTTTCAGTTATCGACTATACAATTTCAATGGCACAGGCAATCCTGACCCGACTCTCAACACGACTTACTTGCAGACTCTCCAACAGCTCTGCCCTCAGGGTGGAAATGGGTCTGTCCTAGCCAACCTAGATCCGACCACTTCCAATGGATTCGATTATCACTATTACTCTAACCTTCAATTAAACCAGGGTCTATTACAAAGTGATCAAGAATTGTTTCCAACTTCGAATGCGGATACTATCTCTATAGTTAACGGTTACAGCAGAGATAACAACTCATTCTTTAACAGCTTTGGTCAGTCCATGATTAAAATGGGAAATCTCAGCCCATTAACAGGATCCCAGGGAGAGATCCGATTGAACTGCAGACAGGTTAATTAA
- the LOC122090155 gene encoding peroxidase A2-like, giving the protein MKSGNNIIVVLAIVIWFMGLSSNAQLNATFYAGTCPNVTSIVNGVIQQALQTDARMGASLLRLHFHDCFVQGCDGSILLDDSASIESEKDAFPNANSTRGYDVVDNIKTALENSCPGVVSCADILAIAAEVSVSLAGGPSWDVLLGRRDSTTANRALANTSLPSPFESVSSIISKFTAQGLNITDVVTLSGAHTFGRAECRTFSPRLYDFNGTGNPDPTLDTSYLATLQQTCPQNGSDTTITNFDLTTADNFDNNYYSNLQNNKGLLFSDQELFSTTGSDTIAIVNSFSSSQSAFFQNFVQSMINMGNISPLTGTNGQIRLDCKKVN; this is encoded by the exons ATGAAGAGTGGAAACAACATTATAGTAGTTCTTGCTATAGTAATTTGGTTTATGGGATTGAGTTCAAATGCTCAATTGAATGCCACATTCTATGCAGGCACTTGCCCAAATGTGACGAGCATCGTTAATGGTGTAATCCAACAGGCTTTACAAACTGATGCGCGAATGGGTGCCAGCCTCCTTCGCCTTCATTTCCATGATTGCTTTGTTCAA GGTTGCGATGGGTCGATTCTGTTGGACGATAGTGCTAGCATAGAGAGTGAGAAAGATGCATTTCCCAATGCAAACTCGACTAGAGGATACGACGTGGTTGACAACATTAAAACTGCTCTAGAGAACTCTTGCCCTGGTGTTGTGTCTTGTGCAGATATCCTAGCCATAGCAGCAGAAGTTTCTGTTTCTTTG GCAGGAGGTCCTTCATGGGATGTTCTATTAGGGAGAAGAGATAGCACCACTGCAAACCGAGCCTTAGCCAATACCTCTCTTCCATCTCCATTTGAAAGCGTAAGCTCAATCATCTCCAAGTTTACAGCCCAAGGCCTCAACATCACTGATGTAGTCACACTATCAG GTGCTCATACATTTGGGCGTGCTGAATGCCGAACTTTCAGCCCACGCTTATACGATTTCAATGGCACCGGCAACCCCGATCCAACGCTAGACACATCTTACTTGGCTACTCTTCAACAAACATGTCCACAAAATGGTAGCGACACTACCATCACCAATTTTGATCTCACAACTGCAGACAACTTCGACAATAACTACTACTCCAACCTCCAAAACAATAAAGGCCTTCTCTTCTCTGATCAAGAGTTGTTCTCCACGACTGGTTCTGATACCATCGCCATTGTCAACTCCTTCAGTAGCAGTCAGAGTGCCTTCTTTCAAAACTTTGTTCAATCTATGATAAATATGGGAAACATTAGTCCACTGACAGGCACTAATGGGCAGATTAGGCTAGATTGTAAGAAGGTTAACTAA